The genomic DNA CGCGTTCGATGGGCCGGACGGGTCAGCGAGGGAAGTCGTCGCGCGTTATCACGACTTCGAGAAGTGGTTTGCGTCGATCGGGGCGACGCCGGACGAAGTGACGCTGTCGCCGCGCTATGCGTGGACCGTCAAGCTGTCGAACGGCATGCAGGTCGAACTGGGCCGCGAACGCAATCAGGACACGCTGTACGACCGTTGCCGGCGTCTGACCGGGGCCTGGTCGGCGGTGACGCAGCGCTGGGGGAAGGATATCGAGTATGCGGACTTGCGTTATCCGAACGGTTTTGCGATTCGTGCGGCTGGCATGCGCTTCATTACGGAACCCGACAAGGGCAAGAAGTAACAGGACATCACTCGCAATGAGCACGCTATGAGTAAAGACTATAAAGATCTGCTAGTGGCCCTCGACATCGGGACGGCGAAAGTCGTGGCGATCGTCGCCGAGCTGAAAGGCGAAGGTCACTACGAAGTGATCGGCCTTGGCCAGAGCGAGTCGAAGGGGCTCAAGAAAGGCGTGGTGGTGAATATCGAAGCCACCGTGCAGTCGATCCAGCGCGCGCTCGAGGAAGCGGAGCTGATGGCCGACTGCAAGATCACGAATGTGTTCACCGGCATCGCGGGCAGCCATATCCGCAGCTTCAATTCGAGCGGGATGGTCGCGATCAAGGAGAAGGAAGTCACGCAAACCGATGTGGCGCGTGTGATCGAAACGGCGAAGGCGATCAACATTCCGACCGACCAGCAGGTGCTGCATATCCTCACGCAGGAATTCATCATCGACGGCCAGGAGGATGTGCGCGAGCCGATCGGCATGAGCGGCATCCGCCTCGAAGTGAAGGTGCATATCGTGACCGGCGCGGTCAGCGCGGCGCAGAACATCGTCAAGTGCGTGCGCCGCTGCGGGCTCGAAGTGAACGATCTGATCCTGCAGCCGCTCGCGTCGTCGCTTGCGGTGCTGACGGACGACGAGAAAGAACTGGGCGTGGTGCTCGTCGATATCGGCGGCGGCACGACCGATATCGCGATCTTCAGTGAAGGCGCGATCCGCCATACCGCGGTGATTCCGATCGCCGGCGATCAGGTGACGAGCGACATCGCAATGGCGCTGCGCACGCCGACGCCGGATGCGGAAGACATCAAGGTCGGCTATGGCATCGCGAAGCAGGCGCTGGCCGATCCGGACGAAATGATCGAAGTGCCGGGACTCGGCGAGCGCGGTCCGCGCACGCTGTCGCGCCAGGCGCTCGCGGCCGTGATCGAGCCGCGTGTCGAAGAACTGTTTTCGCTCGTGCAGCAGGTCGTGCGCGAGTCGGGTTACGAGGAACTGCTGAGCTCCGGCGTGGTGCTGACCGGCGGCGCGTCGATGATGCCCGGCATGGTCGAGCTCGGTGAAGACATTTTCCTGAAGCCGGTGCGGATTGGCGTGCCCGAGTACGCGGGCGGCCTCGCGGACGTGGTGCGCAACCCGCGCTACTCGACCGCGATGGGCCTGCTTGTCGAAGGGCGCTCGCAACGCATGCGCGGCCGCAAGGTGGCTGTGCAGTCCGGCTCGATGGGACAGGTGTTCACGCGCATGAAGGACTGGTTCCTCGGCAACTTTTAACGAATCGAATTCGCGCTGGTGCCGGCGGCCGGCGCGCGACAGGGGGTTGCCCGATCTCCTGCCGGATAACGGCCGATTGAGACTTTTTTCTTGACGGAGGCAATATGGAATTCCAGATGCTGGAAACGGAAACCAACGGCACTATCATCAAGGTGATAGGCGTCGGTGGGGCGGGCGGCAATGCAGTACAGCACATGATTAACCGCGGTGTGCAGGGCGTCGACTTCATCGTGATGAACACG from Paraburkholderia edwinii includes the following:
- the ftsA gene encoding cell division protein FtsA, which encodes MSKDYKDLLVALDIGTAKVVAIVAELKGEGHYEVIGLGQSESKGLKKGVVVNIEATVQSIQRALEEAELMADCKITNVFTGIAGSHIRSFNSSGMVAIKEKEVTQTDVARVIETAKAINIPTDQQVLHILTQEFIIDGQEDVREPIGMSGIRLEVKVHIVTGAVSAAQNIVKCVRRCGLEVNDLILQPLASSLAVLTDDEKELGVVLVDIGGGTTDIAIFSEGAIRHTAVIPIAGDQVTSDIAMALRTPTPDAEDIKVGYGIAKQALADPDEMIEVPGLGERGPRTLSRQALAAVIEPRVEELFSLVQQVVRESGYEELLSSGVVLTGGASMMPGMVELGEDIFLKPVRIGVPEYAGGLADVVRNPRYSTAMGLLVEGRSQRMRGRKVAVQSGSMGQVFTRMKDWFLGNF